In Rattus norvegicus strain BN/NHsdMcwi chromosome 1, GRCr8, whole genome shotgun sequence, a genomic segment contains:
- the Htr7 gene encoding 5-hydroxytryptamine receptor 7 isoform X2 yields MAKMILSVWLLSASITLPPLFGWAQNVNDDKVCLISQDFGYTIYSTAVAFYIPMSVMLFMYYQIYKAARKSAAKHKFPGFPRVQPESVISLNGVVKLQKEVEECANLSRLLKHERKNISIFKREQKAATTLGIIVGAFTVCWLPFFLLSTARPFICGTSCSCIPLWVERTCLWLGYANSLINPFIYAFFNRDLRTTYRSLLQCQYRNINRKLSAAGMHEALKLAERPERSEFVLQNSDHCGKKGHDT; encoded by the exons ATGGCCAAAATGATTCTGTCGGTCTGGCTGCTCTCTGCCTCCATCACCTTACCTCCTCTCTTCGGATGGGCTCAGAATGTGAACGATGACAAAGTGTGCTTGATCAGCCAGGATTTTGGCTACACGATCTACTCCACTGCGGTGGCGTTTTATATCCCCATGTCGGTCATGCTGTTCATGTACTATCAGATTTACAAGGCCGCCAGGAAGAGTGCAGCCAAACACAAGTTCCCAGGCTTCCCACGCGTGCAGCCGGAGAGTGTCATCTCCCTGAATGGTGTGGTGAAGCTCCAGAAGGAGGTGGAAGAGTGTGCGAACCTTTCGAGACTGCTCAAACACGAAAGGAAAAACATCTCCATCTTCAAGCGGGAACAGAAAGCAGCCACTACCTTGGGGATCATCGTGGGAGCCTTCACTGTGTGCTGGCTGCCGTTTTTCCTCTTGTCCACAGCCCGCCCCTTTATCTGTGGCACCTCCTGTAGCTGCATTCCTCTGTGGGTGGAGAGGACATGTCTGTGGCTGGGCTATGCAAACTCTCTCATTAATCCTTTTATATATGCCTTCTTCAACCGGGACCTGAGGACCACCTATCGTAGCCTACTCCAGTGCCAGTACCGGAATATCAACCGGAAGCTCTCTGCTGCaggcatgcatgaagccctgaaaCTTGCTGAGAGGCCCGAGAGATCCGAGTTTGTGCT ACAAAACTCTGACCACTGTGGGAAAAAGGGTCATGATACATGA